From a region of the Verrucomicrobiales bacterium genome:
- a CDS encoding PSD1 domain-containing protein produces MFKGKLSVLLALFPTLALQSAVVDYSRDIQPVLAEHCFHCHGMDEKTRKGNLRLDDREAALKGGKNDGPAIVPGQPDKSALLARILSHDPDEVMPPPKEKKPVLAADVSKLREWIAEGAPYSGHWAFTAPVKVALPEGSSHPVDAFVLARLKKEGLSFSPAASPETICRRLHLDLIGLPPAPAALDAFLQDVGRSGLERATRDWTETLLKDRRYGEKWARHWLDVARYSDSNGFEKDLPRDQWAWRDWVIEAMNSDLPYDRFLMEQLAGDLLPDASQEQRIATGFLRNSMLNEEGAIIPEEWRMEAMFDRMDAVGSGMLGLSLRCAQCHTHKFDPISHTEYYGVFAFLNNAYEAKSWVYSKDGLSAITNLQAALRKTEDELKKAHPDWEKQMATWEEEELKRWRQTEWTVIKAEDTHSSSELNHPVILPDNSILTLGHPTTGGDIHLLAEPALDNVTGIRLEVLTHGDLPMNGPGRSYKGSWALSELIVEAKAPGSNKWERLPLKQASADFEESAAGMEPEWASPADKENRRQRGPAAFLADGDPKTAWRADRGAGRRNTDSVAVAQFEKPLTLPPGTKLKVALLLEHSDGGNGYRNTMIGRFRVALTKASDPKVGRTPYAAILALQTPADRRSPEQKQALFDAWRMSNSALSTFNDQLAKHWAGYPEAKTTVLHLAERTPADLRETRRLDRGVWSQGKEVIEPQVPSALHSLPADVPRTRLAFARWVADRRSPLTARVAVNRVWQAVFGVGIVETADDFGTRSPEPSHRELLDWLAVDFMDNGWSQKHLLRTLLSSAVYQQSSHSSPSLVERDPKNRLLARGPRFRAEAEVVRDLVLSASGLLSDKFGGPSVFPPMPQSVLDFNFFRPDYWKPAEDATRYSRALYVFRKRSMPDPTLIAFDAPTGDTSCTRRPRSNSPLAALTAMNEPIFVEAAQALALRVLREGGADDGARAEYAFRLCTSRRPTEQERREILSLLESRRQRLKRGELKASEIAFSSLTKPQDIPPEATPNEVAAWAVVARVLLNLDETIAKN; encoded by the coding sequence ATGTTCAAAGGAAAGCTTTCAGTCCTGTTGGCCCTGTTCCCGACTTTGGCACTCCAGTCGGCCGTGGTGGATTACAGCCGTGATATCCAACCCGTGCTCGCCGAGCACTGTTTCCATTGTCACGGGATGGATGAAAAGACGCGCAAAGGGAATCTGCGTTTGGACGATCGGGAGGCGGCGCTCAAGGGGGGGAAGAACGATGGTCCCGCGATTGTTCCAGGGCAGCCGGACAAGAGCGCCTTGCTGGCGCGGATCCTCTCCCACGATCCCGATGAGGTGATGCCTCCTCCCAAGGAGAAAAAGCCGGTATTGGCCGCCGACGTTTCGAAGTTGCGGGAGTGGATTGCAGAGGGGGCTCCCTACTCGGGGCATTGGGCGTTTACCGCCCCCGTGAAGGTGGCTTTGCCGGAAGGATCTTCCCATCCAGTGGACGCCTTTGTCCTCGCGCGGCTGAAAAAGGAAGGGCTTTCGTTCTCTCCGGCCGCCTCCCCTGAAACCATCTGCCGTCGATTGCATCTCGATCTCATAGGCCTTCCGCCGGCTCCGGCGGCGCTGGATGCATTCCTGCAGGACGTGGGCAGGTCGGGGCTGGAACGGGCGACCCGCGATTGGACGGAAACCTTGCTCAAGGACCGCCGGTACGGGGAGAAATGGGCTCGGCACTGGCTGGATGTCGCTCGCTATTCCGACAGCAACGGCTTCGAAAAGGACCTGCCACGTGATCAATGGGCTTGGCGCGACTGGGTTATCGAGGCCATGAACTCAGATTTACCGTACGATCGTTTTTTGATGGAGCAGCTGGCCGGTGATCTCTTGCCCGACGCTTCGCAAGAACAGCGAATCGCCACCGGCTTTCTTCGCAACAGCATGCTCAATGAGGAGGGGGCAATCATCCCCGAGGAGTGGCGGATGGAGGCCATGTTTGATCGGATGGACGCGGTGGGCTCGGGCATGCTGGGCTTGTCGCTTCGATGCGCACAGTGTCACACGCACAAGTTCGATCCCATCTCCCACACTGAATACTACGGGGTCTTTGCTTTCTTAAACAACGCCTATGAGGCCAAGTCCTGGGTCTATTCGAAGGATGGGCTGTCGGCGATCACGAACCTGCAGGCTGCTCTTCGGAAAACAGAGGACGAGCTGAAAAAGGCGCATCCCGATTGGGAGAAGCAGATGGCCACATGGGAAGAGGAGGAGTTGAAGCGGTGGCGTCAAACCGAGTGGACCGTAATCAAAGCAGAGGACACCCACTCATCGTCGGAGCTGAACCATCCGGTCATCCTTCCGGACAACAGCATTTTGACGCTGGGGCATCCCACCACGGGAGGAGACATTCATTTGTTGGCGGAGCCTGCGCTGGACAATGTCACCGGGATCCGACTCGAGGTTTTAACGCACGGCGATTTACCCATGAACGGGCCGGGGCGGAGTTATAAAGGATCGTGGGCCTTGTCTGAACTGATCGTGGAAGCCAAGGCCCCGGGCTCCAACAAGTGGGAGCGGCTGCCTTTGAAACAGGCCTCGGCGGATTTTGAGGAGTCGGCCGCGGGCATGGAGCCGGAGTGGGCCAGTCCGGCGGACAAGGAAAACCGGCGGCAGCGCGGGCCGGCGGCGTTTTTGGCGGATGGAGATCCCAAGACGGCGTGGCGGGCGGATCGCGGGGCTGGCCGACGCAATACGGACTCCGTCGCGGTGGCTCAGTTTGAGAAGCCACTGACGCTGCCCCCCGGCACGAAGTTGAAGGTGGCGCTGCTGCTTGAGCACAGCGATGGGGGAAATGGGTATCGGAACACGATGATCGGGCGGTTTCGCGTGGCGCTGACCAAGGCCTCCGACCCGAAGGTGGGGCGAACGCCCTACGCAGCGATTCTGGCATTGCAGACTCCTGCGGATCGGCGGTCGCCTGAGCAAAAGCAGGCGCTCTTCGATGCCTGGCGAATGTCCAATTCGGCGCTGAGCACATTCAATGACCAGCTCGCGAAACACTGGGCGGGATATCCTGAGGCGAAAACCACCGTTCTCCACCTGGCTGAACGGACCCCGGCTGATCTTCGGGAAACCCGACGGCTGGACCGGGGTGTGTGGAGTCAAGGCAAGGAAGTCATCGAACCTCAGGTTCCGAGCGCGTTGCATTCCCTGCCTGCGGATGTTCCGCGCACCCGTCTGGCATTTGCCCGCTGGGTGGCCGACCGGCGCTCGCCGCTGACTGCCCGGGTGGCGGTGAACCGAGTTTGGCAGGCGGTTTTTGGGGTGGGGATTGTGGAAACGGCGGACGACTTCGGCACGCGATCGCCGGAGCCCTCGCATCGGGAGTTGTTGGACTGGCTGGCGGTCGACTTCATGGACAACGGGTGGAGCCAAAAGCATCTGCTGCGCACCTTGTTGTCATCGGCCGTGTATCAGCAAAGCTCTCATTCCAGTCCGTCCTTGGTGGAGCGTGATCCGAAAAATCGACTACTCGCCCGGGGGCCGCGGTTCCGGGCGGAAGCCGAGGTTGTACGGGACCTGGTGCTCAGCGCCTCCGGTCTGCTTTCGGACAAGTTCGGCGGGCCCAGCGTTTTCCCGCCGATGCCCCAGAGTGTTTTGGACTTCAACTTTTTCCGACCGGACTACTGGAAGCCGGCCGAAGATGCGACCCGCTACAGCCGCGCCCTTTACGTCTTTAGAAAGCGTTCGATGCCCGATCCGACCCTGATAGCTTTTGATGCTCCGACCGGCGACACGTCGTGCACGCGACGGCCCCGTTCCAATTCGCCCCTGGCTGCCCTCACGGCCATGAACGAGCCGATCTTCGTCGAGGCCGCCCAGGCCTTGGCGCTCCGTGTTCTGCGGGAGGGTGGTGCGGACGACGGTGCCCGCGCGGAGTATGCGTTTCGGCTCTGCACCAGCCGCAGGCCGACCGAGCAAGAACGGCGGGAAATCCTGAGCTTATTGGAAAGCCGGCGGCAACGGCTTAAACGAGGTGAGCTCAAGGCCTCGGAAATAGCGTTCTCTTCCCTGACGAAGCCCCAGGACATTCCGCCCGAGGCCACGCCCAACGAGGTGGCGGCGTGGGCCGTCGTGGCTCGCGTCCTCCTGAACCTGGACGAAACCATTGCCAAGAACTAA
- a CDS encoding DUF1501 domain-containing protein, translating to MLARRWFLRDCTIGLGGIALGQLLRRDGLAAASTNPLVPRRPHYAGKAKRVIYMFHAGAPSHLELFDYKPELEKRNGQLPPAELLKDYRAAFIKPNSALLGPKFKFVKRGACGMELSEVIPQIGSVADELCLIRSMQTDAVNHAPAQILMNTGNQNFGRPSFGAWTLYGLGSESDNLPGYVVLISAKGTSGGASNYGSGFLPNMYGGVPFRSAGDPVLYLSNPKGFDAETQRASLDTLNRLNGMAYDRSGDPDISARIQNYEMAYRLQSSAPELTDLSTEPQHVLDLYGIKDIKQAGYARNCLLARRMIERGVRFVQLFHEAWDHHGGLTSGVKQNAQDTDQASAALVKDLKQRGLLDETLLVWGGEFGRTPMVQGGNDGRDHHNRCFSFWLAGGGVKAGHVHGETDDLGFNVVSNPVHVNDLNATLLHLLGFDHTKLTHRVQGLDMRLTGIAGNVVKGVLA from the coding sequence ATGCTGGCGCGTCGCTGGTTTCTTCGTGATTGCACCATCGGACTGGGCGGAATTGCGCTGGGACAGCTGCTTCGACGCGACGGCCTCGCTGCCGCCTCCACGAATCCGCTGGTTCCTCGTCGTCCTCATTACGCTGGCAAGGCCAAGCGGGTCATCTACATGTTTCACGCGGGCGCGCCCAGCCATCTGGAGCTGTTTGATTACAAGCCGGAGCTGGAGAAGCGAAATGGTCAGCTTCCGCCCGCGGAGCTGTTGAAGGATTATCGGGCGGCCTTCATCAAGCCTAACTCCGCACTGCTCGGACCCAAGTTCAAGTTTGTAAAGCGAGGCGCTTGCGGGATGGAGTTGAGTGAAGTGATCCCCCAGATCGGGAGCGTGGCCGATGAGCTGTGCCTGATCCGGTCGATGCAGACCGACGCGGTCAACCATGCCCCGGCGCAGATCCTCATGAACACGGGCAATCAGAACTTCGGTCGGCCGAGTTTTGGAGCTTGGACGCTGTATGGGTTGGGCAGCGAGAGCGACAATCTTCCGGGCTACGTCGTGCTCATCAGCGCCAAAGGGACGAGCGGCGGGGCGAGCAATTATGGGTCGGGTTTCCTGCCCAATATGTATGGCGGCGTTCCCTTCCGCAGTGCAGGGGATCCGGTGTTGTATCTGTCTAATCCCAAGGGATTTGACGCGGAGACCCAGCGCGCTTCGTTGGATACCCTGAATCGACTTAACGGGATGGCTTACGACCGTTCCGGGGATCCGGACATCTCGGCGCGCATTCAGAACTATGAAATGGCTTATCGATTGCAGAGCAGCGCCCCGGAGCTGACCGATCTTTCCACCGAGCCACAGCATGTTCTGGATCTGTATGGCATTAAAGATATCAAGCAGGCCGGCTATGCTCGGAACTGCTTGCTGGCCCGCCGGATGATCGAGCGGGGTGTTAGGTTTGTGCAGCTTTTCCACGAGGCATGGGATCATCACGGCGGCCTCACCAGTGGAGTGAAGCAGAACGCTCAGGATACGGACCAAGCCAGTGCCGCGTTGGTGAAGGATTTAAAGCAGCGGGGGCTGTTGGATGAAACCCTGCTGGTGTGGGGCGGAGAGTTTGGTCGCACGCCCATGGTGCAGGGAGGAAATGATGGTCGTGACCATCACAATCGCTGCTTCTCGTTCTGGCTGGCTGGCGGTGGGGTGAAGGCCGGTCATGTGCATGGGGAGACCGATGATCTCGGGTTCAATGTTGTTTCGAATCCCGTTCATGTGAACGACCTGAACGCCACGTTGCTGCACCTGCTAGGGTTTGATCACACCAAGTTGACCCATCGAGTTCAGGGCTTGGACATGCGGTTGACCGGGATAGCGGGAAATGTGGTGAAGGGTGTGTTGGCGTGA